The window CTGCCAACACCGTTACATATCATTCAATATGGGGGATACAATTTCAACACCTCAAAGCATGCTTTCATTGGTCTTGTTTCATTTACGTGAATCAATTGGTTTGGCAGTTTTATTGGAGATACAATATGTAAGAAATAGAAATCGAATAATAGTCATGGctttaaaacagaaaatgaatcAAATTGGTTTAGTTTTATTCGGTTCTTATTCAGTTTCGTTTCATTCTTATACGATCTCAGTAATTTGATTTAAGTGAAAATAAAGATTTAGAAATTGTAtatctttcaaatttttttttctttctttctttggtggCCGGCAACAAGGATTTAGAAATTGGTATTAGGACTCTATCGGTCTTAGTTGTACTGATATGGAGCAACTGTATTGATCCATATTGAGCCGAttccaaattttaaaaatcacaTTTTTACCTAAAATCTTTGCAATTTAGTTGATACATTGATACCGTATCAATCTAGTATTATTAACGAATGCGCCAAATACCGATAAATATCGGCCCCGATACAATTGATACGATACTTAAACCCCTGGGTAGCATTTCAATCAACTAAATCTTGGAATCTATTAATTAATATTCACCACATGCTGGGTTGGTGACTGTGGAATTACCTGTTAAGCCACTCGGCAGTGACATGGTCAGGTCAGCCTTTATTCTCTTTAATCCCTCTTGGTAAAGGACCTTTCTGCATTGGATTcttagattattttttttttgaagtcaTATTTTCCTTTCAACCATGGTGAAAATTTCTCAACCTTAATCAGTGTTGAATCACCCTAAGGCATGAATAGGGCCGATTGATTTCCTTCACTGTAGGTGAATGGAAacactttaaatttttttttttttgggaaagagaacccCACCCAACTTCACCTGGTTGCACAACGCATGTTGCCCCTATACCCTAATACAAGGGCACATGAAATGATCGTCGCAGTTCTGATCATTTTTAGGATTCTAGGGCTGTGGCAGTCATTTAGCACGCCCTTGTGTCAGGGCGCAGGGGCAAcattctttctctctattttttttttgttatctaCCAACTTAATATTACTCCATGAAATTTTGACTACAGCTTCTACAAAGTGGGAGAAAGTTTCGATTGGAGAGGGGAGACGGGGGAATACCTTAAAACACAAGATGAAATGACTAGGATTTACATAGGAGTGCCACAACCCTAGTCATTTCCGGGTTTCCACTTTCTAGGGGTGTGACGCTGTGACGGTCATTTTATACGCACTTGTGTCAAGGCCCAGGGGCAGCGTTCTTTatctctatgtttttttttttaatctaccAACTGAATTTTACTTCATGAAAATTTGACTAATTAAAGCTTTTACAAAGTGGGAGAAAGTTTTGGttggagaggggagaggggggaaATACCTTAAAACACAAGATGAAAAGGCAGAAAATTCAAAAGTGGGAGAGAGTTTTGGttggagaggggagagggggttGAATACCTTAAAACACAAGATGAAAAGGCAGAAAATTCAAACCAGTTATCTTTTAGATGCCTGCACTAGCAGGTACCAACCAACTGCACTAGATTGCCTTTAATTTAGGTTTTATTGATTTTGAGGGGTTGAGGAGATTTACCACCCAAATTCCATGTTAAAAACTCTTTTTACTTTTgcttttacttttccttttccttttccttttccttttcctttccaaCTTTGATAACGCGTAACTAAAGTTGTATCTAGAGAAGAAGTTAGAAAGCCTTCCTTATAAGTTGGTTCTAGAGATTAAAGTAGAGAGAGTTCATGACGTCAAAGATTATATCTTTTGTTCTTATGCTTTGTTCGCATAATGTTGTTTTTATTACTTAAATCtctacataattttttttttctatgaaaaaatGATATATGCACTAATACTGcatattctctcttctccttcacacTCTCTTAACACTTTTTTCTCATCAATTCTGTGCTCATATATAAAGTAAAGTGTGAGCCAATCTCTTCTATGTCTACATTGAGTTGGTGTGAGAGATACTCATACACACGGGCCGCATGTagatccttctctctctctctttctctctcttttgtaaTATAATGGAAATCCTACTGTCATCATGAGACAGGACATCGGGATTGAATTGATCCGTATCAATTAGGTATCAGTATCGATCACATTATCGATACAATACAAAGGTGGTATTTTTACCGATCtgatctgaatttttttttattttttcaaagttcttaagttttttttttgctttttttttatagtatcTTGACAGATACTAACTGATATTGATCGATCCGATCCCAAGATCAAAATACCCATCAACTTTGGCCGATACATGACCCAAtccataaaaaatcaattttgggggttttttgacCGATCCTGACCGATTTGTATCCATCCGATCCCAATTCGAAAAGGTTTTGGCAATGATTGATACCGAGTCcaatacctggattttgaacttTGGTGggtttataaataaagagaaaattccTCAGTGTTGTTGTGGGAAGGAATCTGAACGCCACGCCAGTGGTggtcttaaaaaaaatatcaatcaCATGAAGTCCACATCACATATTCATaactaaagttttttttttttttaattatgaaaaaaaaatttcacttaaAGACTATGGACAAAAGTAATTTTCAAGCAACCGATTGATCCCTATTTTCACTATTGTAATATCTGGTGCGTTGAAATTGGTTTCAACCGAAGCTGACGTTGCACCAATTAATGGAAACAAGAAATTAAGGGCATAAACACGAATATTAATAATCCGAAAGAAGAGCAACCAAACATGGAATAAGGAGGATGTGTTGTCAAAGTCCAAATTGATCCCAAATAGAAGGCAGTTACTGGGTCTGAACTCTGAACTACACTCTGGAGTGGGACAAAGTCTATCTAATGTATAAAGCCTTATCTAGTGTTTCCGTATTTGGAATTTTGGATACGGGCATCCAGAGCAGAGACAAGAAAATGTTTGATCAGAATCGTACATTTCGGATTCATCGTCTCTGATCGGGCAGAGTTGCTCAGTGAGAATCTGCTCAGACTATTATACTGGTGTGGACCACACTTGGAATATTTGATGTTGCCGTGAATTgagccatggttttagtgcacggtatagGAATGGGCATCGGCAACACGTAAAATCGATACAATATAGATATGGTATCGACCTAAATCAATTGTATCGGATAAAATTACccctaaaatttttttaaaaatgagttttttattttttatcattttaccccttatccgtATCGTGCTATCAATACGGGATcggtatcgatgactagcaaaattgATATGTATCGCCTGATACGGGGGGATACAATatcaatacttagaaccatgcatGCTAGGGGTTTTTACAAGATGGATCATctacacgtaccaacaggtgaacgtacatgtgagagccaatcacattttaattttgtttccataaaaacccctcttcttgtaaatggtaaaaataagaCAAGTGGCTGACTCTCACATGTACATGATCCATTCTCTATTTAATTTGAGTCCAAACAGGAAGACCCACTAAAAAAAAGCgaatcaaatcaaattgaatGCTTATTGCCAAAATCGATATTAATGGTTCAGTTTCGATTTGGACTAGTGtatgaaaaaaatcaaattagacCAACCAGCTAAACCAAACCTTGCACACTCCCCTTGACCAACTCGGCCAGGGGATTGGGGAAGAATTCAGCTGCGAATGTAGCTGCAACGAATTAGCTTGGATGTATTCATGATGGGAAACTTCAGAACAGATTATCTCCTCAAGAATCCAAATTCTACCATTGAAAACCAAATCATTTCTTGTTTTTCAAAGAAGCCAGCAAATAAACAAGCACATTTTGTCTTAGGGGTATTATAATAGACTCTGTTTGAGAGTATGGCGTACGCGCACCAGTATCTGCACGAGTCTATCTCCCTCCTACCGCTATGAAATCAATTTGTCTCTCCTCCAATcgtggcgggagttggaggatccagtccaacaaaaacaccaaaaaaaaagaggttttgggtcccacctatgaaatgaccgaAACCGCCTTTATTTTGCTGAgctggatcctccaactcccgccacggctggaggagagctagATCCTTATGAAATGCCATATATACTTATTTGTTGGGAGAGGAGAGATGACTCATGGAACACTAATGTATGCAACGATCCAGGACAAAGAAGTACCTCCCTATGCTTTATTATTGTAATACATATGATGTCGTAAAAATAGAAGAACGTATAAACATTAAGGTGAtcaagaaagggaagaagaaaagaaaaaagacaagtAAAAGGGCAAAGAAAGGTAGGAACCTTTTGTTACGCAAAATTTTAGAATCATTAATTATTGACAATACTTTTTGGGCACTTATTGTCAATGATCCATTGATAATTAAAAGGAAATATAGTATGAAAGGAAGATAGCAACAACTTCAGCACGTGACTTGATTGGTTGATTCAAGAGTTTTCGTTGTTCTACTAATTGTTGCTTTGATCCTCTAATTAATGTACTCATTATTAAttgttttgaacttttgatggTGATTTCGCTTTCCCTCATTTCTCCATCAATTTCGATTTTTGATTATGTTTGGGAATTGATAGTTGATATGTTATGCTCTTTATATTACTTATGGATTTAGTTCACGGTATCGATGATGGTATCAATAGCCCACATCGATACTAGTATTTGGCCAATATCAAATCAATGATATTAAAGTGTCAAGAATTCAATTTCACACGTTATTTTGGCAAATGGGTTTCATAGCTTTTAAACATGTTATATCAAGCAAGAGGATCATAGCATATATGCTCATTCCATAACACATTCCTCTAGATGACGACGTGAGATTATTCTATAATTCTACATATAAAaggtttaaaaataaaaaataaattatggaATTGCCCAATCCTCAATCCCATGTCCCTCAGAAGAGTGTACGTTGCCCTAGGCCGAAGTGACAAACATCATATTGGCAATAAAGTACTagtcctcctccttttttttgtatttacTCTCTGACTCAGAAGGTCATGTCCGTACGTGTAAGACATCTTGGCCTATTTCCCTTTGGTTGTTTGATCTATTTAATCTTGACATGTTGCTTTGGTCCCGCTTCAATGAATAGATTTtatgttataaaaaaaataataataaaataaaataaataaataaataaaaaacactcAAACTATGATTTAAATATTGTGCAGTACTTTATGAAAAGATGATGCGTAGaaaaggaataataaaatatttttttatggtgaaaagaataataaaatattgATACATGCAAATACGTGTTACATATTCagtaaataataaaatgaatacAAATTGCATTACCCACACACTCACCACACTCAACTCCTCTCGCTCTCACAATCAcagaaaattatcacctccagtttgttgatcggcccagttccccaattcctctaatagggaaTGGTGGACCCatccgggcagggtgtttgggcatggatagagaggtcatttcagccccctttgttagagaaaCTAGGAAACTGGGTcgatcagcaaactggaggtgataaagatcccacaatcACTCACATACACAACCCCACATCCACACTCACAACCCACAAGCACTGTCGGTGGATTTCTAATAACTGTCGCTGACCACCACGCCCCACGTAACGTTGCTTTCTTTGCCATCTAATAGGCAAGCCCCAGATCCATGTTGGGGTGGGTTCAATTTACCCATATAACCCAATCCACACCAcccttattatttattaattattatgatAATTAATACAAAAATTGGCTATCGGTTATGTTGCTACACTTTTACCTGTAGGCTGTAGCTGATGATGATTGGATTTTCATTTATGTCATCATTCATGACCATCCATCCCATTCCCATaaaagggtgtcaatcgatccaaccaaaaccaaattggtttgattttgtaCAGTTTCTTGCATtcaatttggttcgattttaaaCCACCGGTTTAAGTAAGTTCTGGTTCTAAATTTACACATTTACCCACGTGTGAAGGAAACGGTTCCGCATTAGGACATTTGTATCTTGGTCATTAAGAGAAGAAAGACGAGCCCACTCAACATAGTAAGTACTTTTGTCGATCTATACCTTTTCGCTAGTCTTCAAGTGCTCTTTTGTCATCTCCCACAACTTTCTTaatttcctgcaactccaaAAATCTACTGTAATCTACAGTTCCTATTATTACTGAGAAAGCTTAGTAAATCTTTATTAATGGAACCtgtacatgtgataataaaccAAATAGGAAAGAAATACTAGAAGATTAGAAGGAGATCCTAGAGATAATATCTTTCACAACCGTATATAGAGTTTCCCAAATTAATCGGTTAATTTTTATGAATCTTCACAAAGTAAAGTCAAATTAAAGAAACATAATTAGGTTACGTGATCGCAATGAAAACTTTAATAggaaaccaaaaaggaacaAAAGGAGAGGAGATAAAAGAACCTTTTATGTTCGATCACCAGTGGTGTCActgctctctcgctctctcgctcgcTCTTCTGAAAGTAGAATAAAGCTACGCCTTCGACATGGACTTGGCACCAACTACTATTACGCACTCCTTCTCTCAGTCCATTATATAAAACCTCTCCAAACCTCAATTTTTCCTCTATAATTCCATTTTGTCCAAATTCTTCTCTGTTCTCTGCTATTTTGTCCCTACTTGAAAATGGGTTACGGAAGGCTCGGATCATCGAAGCGTACAGAGTCGTCGTTTGGCGAATCTTTCCGAAGCCAATTGGAAGAACCCACCAGTATTTCAAGCTCGAAGAAGGGAAATCGGAAGCTCATTATCCTCGGCGTCGTCTCTTTTGTCTTCCTCGTCGCTGCAGCGGCTTCCGCCGGACTCGTCGTAATTCTCCGACCGAAAACCGCCGGAGAACGGGCACTTGGCATCCGAGGGAAACCCAGCCAAGCCATCTCCAAAACCTGCAGCAAGACTCGTTATCCAGATCTCTGTGTCAATTCGCTCGTCGATTTCCCAGGGGCGCTCCAAGCAGGGGAACGAGACCTCGTTCACATCTCAGTCAACATGACCCTGCGACGCGTCGGAAAAGCCCTCTACGATGTGTCGGACATTGGAAACTTACAAATGGATACTCTGGTTCGGTCGGCGTACGGGGATTGCATGGAGCTGTTGGAAGATTCGGTGGAGCACCTCTCACGGTCTCTGGCGTCGGTGGTGCCACCGACAGATGGAACCGGACAGACAGGAACCGTTGGATCAACGCAAGACGTGATGACGTGGCTTAGTGCGGCACTCACGAATCAAGACACGTGTGTGGAAGGATTCGATGTTGTGAATGGTGGGAACGTGAAGAATCAGATTCAAGAGAGGCTTAAGGATCTGTCGGAACTGGTTAGCAATTGTCTAGCCATTTTCGCTTTTTCCGGCGACGACGGGGACTTCTCCGGTGTTCCCATTCAGAACCGGAGGAGATTGATGGGAAGCGAATTTCCGGCGGTTGAGGAAAGTCATGGGTTCCCGGAATGGCTgacgaggagagagagaaggcttTTGCAGATGCCGGTTGATGTGATGCGGGCAGACATTGTTGTGTCCAAAGACGGAAACGGCACCTTTAAGAAGATCTCTGATGCCATTAAAGCTGCTCCGGAGCATAGCAGTCGCCGTTTTATTATCTACGTCAAGGCCGGAAGGTAAATTACACAAGGAGAGAGGttaaagaaaaagatagaaaaagatagaaaaagtTTCCTTTTTGATGTCTTTTTGGCTTTTATTCACAGCATGGAATTACTTCAATACCCTTGTTCTCCCTTTGTCTCTCTTCACGAGTGTGGAATGTGGAGGTTGACTAATTGGCTTGACTAGTTACTTGGGTCAAGTAacgaattaattaattaattaattaatctttTTATTGTGTTGGAAATTGGAATTTTTATAGGTACGAAGAGAAGAACCTCAAGGTGGGGAGAAGAAAGACCAATTTGATGTTCATGGGTGACGGTAAGGGCAAAACAGTCATTACAGGAGGAAAGAGCGTCTTTGATAATTTTACCACGTTCCACACGGCCTCTTTCGGTAAGTAATAATTATTGATTGGGAGAATTTTGATTAGTAGAAGTTAAACGCAGTTTATTTATGGTGTATGTGGGGTTATTGTATTATAGCGGCGACGGGGGCTGGATTTATCGCAAGGGACATCACCTTCGAGAACTACGCGGGACCTGAAAAGCATCAAGCGGTGGCCCTGCGTATTGGTGCGGATCACTCGGTGGTGTACCGATGTAACGTTATAGGGTATCAAGACACGCTATACGTACACTCGCAGCGGCAGTTCTACAGGGAATGCGATGTGTACGGCACCGTGGACTTCATATTTGGGAACGCAGCGGTGGTGTTGCAGAACTGTAGTCTCTATGCACGCAAGCCCATGGACCAGCAAAAGAATACTATCACGGCCCAGAACCGCAAAGACCCGAACCAGAACACCGGCATCTCCATCCATGAATGTCGGATCCTTGCCGCTCAGGATCTGGAGTCCGTAAAGGTCACCTACCAGACTTATCTGGGCCGTCCATGGAAACTCTACTCGAGAACGGTTTATATGTTGTCTTACATGGAGGATCACATCCACCCAAGAGGTTGGCTGGAATGGAACGCCACCTTTGCCCTCGACACTCTCTACTACGGTGAATACATGAATTACGGACCAGGTGGAGCCGTCGGGCAGCGGGTCGGGTGGCCCGGTTACCGGGTAATCACCCAAGCTGCCGAGGCGGCCAAGTTCACCGTCGCCCAATTCATATACGGATCTTCTTGGTTGCCTGCTACCGGAGTGGCCTTTGTGGCTGGGCTTTCGGtttgataattaatttttatctttatcttattttcttaccttttattttttaggaaaGCGAACGTAACCTGATTGTGTGTGAGGAGTAGTCTTTACATCCAGACACAAGATCGCACGAAATGATTGTTTCCATGGAGACACGGCAATATTTATGCATGCACAGCTTGAATTGGACGCAGGGGCTGCGTGCAATACGCACcatgtagcattctttttctcatatttttattttattttcttgatcaAAGAATCAATAGATATAgataaatagaaagagagagagagagagaggtaaattATATAATGATAGAGAGTCGTCATAGCtcctttaattcaatttttataaattttttagaAGTTGTACAAGGACTAATAATTGAAATGAGAAAAAGAGTTTTTTTCCTTATAATTGGTGTAAGGATTatattaatctttttttttgatgaaacatggattatatttattatttgtaATGTGTGGGTTTCATAAATGGTAATACGTAGTTGAAGCGTCATCGTTCACGTGAGGTGTCGGTGGGGGGAATGGACTTGGACAAACCGGGGCCCGTagtttttttaacttttttgttGGATGTGTTGTGGGCCTTGTGGAATGGAGGGCTGAATAGTGGGGCCTACTACTGAAATCAATGATCATaataataagagaagaagactCTCTGAATCCGCGTTTAGCGTGTCTTTTACTTTATTAGTGTGAGTTGTGAAAGACGCGTAAGGTAAGAAGGAATAGATGATCTCCTAAAGCTCCTTTGGCTGCCTCTCAGGATAGTCTAGAGATTCTAGAAGAAGTGCTAAAACTTGGGggagtagtagtagtactagcatgttttttttttactaaattacacgtcactccgtggttttcaaacgaaattaAGATCACCTTTGGTATTTGAAAAAACTcgaatcaccccttggtttagattccaatatgataaattagtctcTACCATTAGTTTAttgctattaagtgatgatgtcaaccaattaaataaatttaaatttctcaactacccttgaccaatgttgaagatgaaggaagggtagtattataaatttaattctaatgttttagtacaaaggtaaaatagtcttttcataccaataactaacagtagactaacaccgttactgtagaggggatgatttgaattttttcaaaaaccaagaggtgatttgagtttcgtttgaaaactatGAGGTGACGAGTAatttatcctcttttttttttgggtaaaagtaGTACATACCATGTGGTGGTTAGGTGAGAGTGGGTTCATGACTTCAATGTCAAGTACATGGTATCAGCATTGGTATTGGTCATTGTTAATATTGATATATCCGCTGATATCAGTCCGTATTTTCATGGCAGCACCTCTCGCACCCTCTCACATGGGGCAATGAAATTATCACCCCGGCCTTCCCCTTAGATGTTTGTGCACGTATTTCCATTGGCCCCTACGTTGTTTGCACAAGGGCCATGCAGCCTGGCAGCAAACTCCTTTCTCTAAATCTAGTGTCACTTGGTTGACTTGtaacacaagcttgccaaaaCTGTGGCACTAAGTTTGATCATTGACATGGATGATGTTTGTCACATAGACCCATTCCTATTTACCCATTTGGCGGAAAAATTTCACTCTTTGGGAGTCTTGCATCAATTCCTACCACTACCATTTGGCATTCCTTCAACCAAAGTTCCAAACCAAATTTACAAGCCTAAGCAGGTGAAGCTTAGCCCCTGTTTCGCCCCATTAAAAATGTGTCAGTGTACGATATACCAACCCTATTACTTAATATGGATTGGGTTATATTTTGGGATTGAATTTCTTGTCCGGTTGGGTTACACCTCCCTATGTCTATCTCCCTCCGTCCGGGTAAAAATTGTCATTCACGGGGAAGCATTAGTGTTGTACTCTACCCAGCCTAGCAGCATTATTTTCCAAGGAGAATCATTGCTTATGGTTGAGTTCGTAACCACTGCACCAACACAAGGGCCAACGGGAATATACGAATGAACATCCATCCAAGTGTGGGGTGATTATTTTACGATGCCCTATGTCTTGAAGAAGGGAGATGCTGCCgggcagcattcttttttcccATTATTGTTGATGGACTAAAGTCGACCTTTTAACTGATTGACTAGTTGGACAGCTCTTTCTGACACTACCGTTCACTCATTGGTCAAGGAAAGGCGGATTCATCTAAAAGCTTGAAAACATCATTGGACACAATCTAGGAATCCTTTGTTTTTGTGCTATGACTGCCTTCACTTTGCTGAGAGGAGTGTGTGCCTAACTTTCCTGTTGCTCTTCCGTGTACACTTTGGACTTAATATGGCTTTGGTTATATAATCATATTCTTATTGTCACCAATCATCATCTTAAACCATGCGTACAGCTTAAGTAAAGGAACCACATAGTGAGCAAGAACACACGAAtgtttatccaaaaaaatacaaaaaaatacaaaaaaaggaaaaagaaaaaagaacaagaattAATTGGGGAAGGGGGGTTATCTTTTTTGCTTTAGAAATAAAACTTGTTATACTAAGATAGGGAAAAAGATTCTCATGTCAAACCAATGGTGATGCAAAGAACAGCATCATTCACATGGACCCACATAATCAGAGCAAgggagaaaataataaataattaaccCCATGTAAGAGGAAAATAATACTCTTTGGCATCGTGATTTCCCTTTTGAATAGGACTGATACTTTCAGCTTGGTTTATTTCATTCCTAACATAAAGTCATAATAAAACCCTAGTCAAAGAGTTGCATTTGTCTTTCTGTCAATTGGTTGTTAACAATATAAATTGGGCAACCACAAAATTATGTTGTGCTTCATGCTGTGTACTACTTTAAGTTAAACAGGGACACCCTCCTAACCCACTTACCCAaggcatcttcttcttctttcttatacacttctctttttctgttatATAAAGCAGAGAAGATCCATGAACAAAGCTATAGAGATTTAAAAAGTTGTGCAAGGTTTGAGCCTGCCCAGGTAGTACTTGGGTTCGGCATGTTTACCCACATAGCTTACCATTCATCTAACTTACCATTGGATAAGAGCACGcattttacaaaagaaaaacaccaaGGGTTTCAGTCCTCATATTATCAAATGTCAATTCAGAATCAATTTCTTCCATCTAAGAGTCAGCATCAGGTTCCTGTTGTATACCCAGACATCAAGCAGAAGGATCATGAATCATGCAAGCAATTAGGTCCCTGCCTTAACAGCTAAGAAATGGCTTTCTCATGAAACAGAATTGCATTATTGCTATGAAATATTTCTTCTAAACAGATGATATGATGATAATGTGTTTGAAAGTATTTCAAGTTCTACTGTAGCACCTTTAaagttcccttttttttggagggtggggggaggggggaagggagaggggaGGTAATGTTTTACTTCTTGCCATAATTTAGCTAATTAGATTGTTCTCAGATAACCAGAAACACATAGGGACAACCACAATAAATTTCAGTAGGCAGGGTAACGTACTAATCTTCATTCCctcaccccccaaaaaataataataataataaaaaaaggtaacAAAGCAAGAAACAATCACCTGTATTGGTATAGCTTAGACTGCAAATGCAGGTCTGGAATCCACCACTGG is drawn from Telopea speciosissima isolate NSW1024214 ecotype Mountain lineage chromosome 1, Tspe_v1, whole genome shotgun sequence and contains these coding sequences:
- the LOC122656360 gene encoding probable pectinesterase/pectinesterase inhibitor 34, whose protein sequence is MGYGRLGSSKRTESSFGESFRSQLEEPTSISSSKKGNRKLIILGVVSFVFLVAAAASAGLVVILRPKTAGERALGIRGKPSQAISKTCSKTRYPDLCVNSLVDFPGALQAGERDLVHISVNMTLRRVGKALYDVSDIGNLQMDTLVRSAYGDCMELLEDSVEHLSRSLASVVPPTDGTGQTGTVGSTQDVMTWLSAALTNQDTCVEGFDVVNGGNVKNQIQERLKDLSELVSNCLAIFAFSGDDGDFSGVPIQNRRRLMGSEFPAVEESHGFPEWLTRRERRLLQMPVDVMRADIVVSKDGNGTFKKISDAIKAAPEHSSRRFIIYVKAGRYEEKNLKVGRRKTNLMFMGDGKGKTVITGGKSVFDNFTTFHTASFAATGAGFIARDITFENYAGPEKHQAVALRIGADHSVVYRCNVIGYQDTLYVHSQRQFYRECDVYGTVDFIFGNAAVVLQNCSLYARKPMDQQKNTITAQNRKDPNQNTGISIHECRILAAQDLESVKVTYQTYLGRPWKLYSRTVYMLSYMEDHIHPRGWLEWNATFALDTLYYGEYMNYGPGGAVGQRVGWPGYRVITQAAEAAKFTVAQFIYGSSWLPATGVAFVAGLSV